The following nucleotide sequence is from Candidatus Jordarchaeales archaeon.
CTCAAAATGAACACCGGAATTACTTACGTCACCTTTAAAAAATTTGGGACAAGTTTAAATATTTGTCCATCCAAAACATTGAAACGCAAAATTTATTTGACCAATATGTTGCTTCATTCCTAAGGCTTCAAGGGTGTTGAGTCTTGTCAACGGCAGGATACAGACACATAGTCAGGATAGCTGGGACTGATTTAGATGGCTCCCACAGGGCGGAGTTTGCGTTAACGTGGATTAAAGGGGTAGGCATGCGTATGGCACGCGCTGTTCTGACAGGGCTGGGCATAGATCCGGATAAGAGATTGGGCTTTTTGACAGATGCAGAAGTTAAAAAGATAGAGGAGGTGCTGTCAAACCCAGCGTTGGTCAACATTCCACCCTGGATGTTTAACCGTAGAAAGGATCTCGAAACGGGGAAAGACCTCCACCTTACTGGTACAAACTGGGTATTAGCGGTTAAGGAAGATATAGAACTTATGAAAAGAATAAAGTGCTGGAAAGGAGTGCGCCACGCGCTTGGATTAAAAGTTAGAGGGCAGAGGACTAGGACTACTGGACGCAAGGGTCGCACAGTTGGCGTCCACAGAAAAGTGAAGAAGTAAAGGCGAAGGGTGTTCTAAAATGGGCGACATAAAAAAGAGAAAGAAGAAGTATATTACTCCGCGTAAGCGTTGGGACAAGGAACGGTTACATGTCGAAACAATACTGGTAGGTAAATATGGGTTAAGGAACAAAAGAGAACTTTGGCGAATGGAGGCAATCCTCCGTAAGTTTAGAGAAAGAGCAAGAGAAGCTATAGGACTACCAGAGAAAGAAAGAGAAAAACGGAGGAATGAGATTGTCAATAAGCTCTACAAATGGGGTATACTGCCGATGGACGCAACTCTGGATGACGTGTTGACCTTAACTGTGGAAAACTTCCTTGAAAGACGGCTGCAAAGTGTAGTGGTCGCAAGAGGTCTTGCGAGGACCGTTCACCAAGCTAGGCAATTAATAGTCCACGGGCACATATCTATTGCTGGGAGAAAGGTCACCCGGCCAGGCTACATAGTTAAGAGGGGAGAAGACGAGTTAATTGAATATTCTCCCAAGTCACCTTTGAGGAATCCAGATCACCCCTTACGCAAAGCAATAGCAGGGTCGTGAAAACAATGGTGGAAGAGGTGTTGAAGTATGAGTGAAGGTAAGGCTGAGGAAAAGAAGAAGGCAAAATGGGGTGTTGCCCACATTTACAGCTCGTTTAACGATACGATAATCACGATAACTGACCTTACAGGGGCGGAAACCATAGCTAAGTGTAGTGGGGGAATGATCGTTGACG
It contains:
- a CDS encoding 30S ribosomal protein S13, which produces MSTAGYRHIVRIAGTDLDGSHRAEFALTWIKGVGMRMARAVLTGLGIDPDKRLGFLTDAEVKKIEEVLSNPALVNIPPWMFNRRKDLETGKDLHLTGTNWVLAVKEDIELMKRIKCWKGVRHALGLKVRGQRTRTTGRKGRTVGVHRKVKK
- a CDS encoding 30S ribosomal protein S4, whose protein sequence is MGDIKKRKKKYITPRKRWDKERLHVETILVGKYGLRNKRELWRMEAILRKFRERAREAIGLPEKEREKRRNEIVNKLYKWGILPMDATLDDVLTLTVENFLERRLQSVVVARGLARTVHQARQLIVHGHISIAGRKVTRPGYIVKRGEDELIEYSPKSPLRNPDHPLRKAIAGS